In Paroedura picta isolate Pp20150507F chromosome 12, Ppicta_v3.0, whole genome shotgun sequence, one DNA window encodes the following:
- the LOC143822030 gene encoding uncharacterized protein LOC143822030, which yields MPALLPSVADKRETPEAAPSSPSGSIFGQFQNQTQPHGLNIPPPPPKGEERETRWGSLKGFESFFLRGLPPSLGAQRCTSGNNRSVPTPTALPHSLDPEGPPPPLDQPNWTPEGRKKPKAGCGGGGSRPRRGPSAAHTAAGGDLGVRPPVRPSTPSSSSSSSGLAGTRRDASRRRGQAERTKEAARERPGGGGGCCYRGVSGEGAAPELPRRRGKEEQIGRGVPASGGGSSESLPGSVPLQPQFGAGSGSWAPAALSSPPSPPSPTRSRAGGGGDAAGESGQPPSPSRRPPAGVRPYLAAAWRSGAAGDAKGEGSPAPLGGPRRSDGVSCSRQRGSRSRGPAWSRDRGVQVSSAEAVVKLHENLPRFL from the exons ATGCCCGCGTTGCTTCCCTCCGTGGCAGACAAAAGAGAGACGCCGGAGGCAGCTCCTTCCTCCCCATCCGGCAGCATTTTTGGGCAGTTCCAAAATCAGACCCAACCGC ACGGCTTGAatatccctcctcccccaccaaaaGGGGAGGAGCGGGAGACTCGTTGGGGTTCATTAAAAGgctttgaaagtttttttttaagaggcctccccccttccctgggagCACAAAGATGCACTTCGGGGAACAATCGATCCGTCCCTACCCCGACAGCCCTGCCCCACAGCCTGGATcctgaaggacccccccccccgctggaccAGCCGAACTGGACGCCGGAGGGGAGAAAGAAGCCCAAGGCCGGCTGCGGAGGGGGCGGTTCCAGGCCAAGGCGAGGGCCGTCCGCAGCACACACAGCAGCTGGGGGAGATCTTGGCGTCCGTCCGCCCGTCCGCccgtccaccccctcctcctcctcctcctcctccggactCGCGGGGACTCGACGGGACGCGAGCCGGCGGAGAGGCCAGGCGGAGCGCACCAAAGAAGCGGCCCGGGAGAGGccaggcggaggcggcggctgctgctaTCGCGGGGTgagcggggagggggcggcgccGGAGCTACcccggaggagggggaaggaggagcagaTCGGGCGCGGCGTCCCAGcaagcggcggcggctcctcggagtCCCTGCCCGGCTCCGTCCCGCTCCAGCCGCAATTCggagcaggcagcggcagctgggctCCTGCCGCTCTCTCCTCCCCGCCTTCCCCGCCTTCCCCCACCCGCAGCCgcgcaggcggggggggggacgctgCTGGCGAGTCTGGCCAaccgccctccccctcccgccgccCCCCCGCCGGGGTCCGTCCTTACCTCGCTGCTGCCTGGCGCTCGGGCGCGGCGGGAGATGCCAAGGGCGAGGGGTCTCCAGCCCCGCTGGGCGGCCCCCGACGGTCGGACGGAGTCTCCTGCAGCCGGCAGCGGGGGAGCCGGAGCCGGGGGCCGGCTTGGTCCCGCGACCGCGGTGTGCAG GTGTCCTCCGCCGAAGCAGTCGTCAAACTTCATGAGAACCTCCCTAGATTCCTCTAG